A genome region from Pongo pygmaeus isolate AG05252 chromosome 17, NHGRI_mPonPyg2-v2.0_pri, whole genome shotgun sequence includes the following:
- the PTGR3 gene encoding prostaglandin reductase 3 gives MLRLVPAGTRAIVDMSYARHFLDFQGSAIPKAMQKLVVTRLSPNFREAVTLSRDCPVPLPGDGDLLVRNRFVGVNASDINYSAGRYDPSVKPPFDIGFEGTGEVVALGLSASARYTVGQAVAYMAPGSFAEYTVVPANIATPVPSVKPEYLTLLVSGTTAYISLKELGGLSEGKKVLVTAAAGGTGQFAVQLSKKAKCHVIGTCSSDEKSAFLRSLGCDRPINYKTEPIGTVLKQEYPEGVDVVYESVGGAMFDLAVDTLAMKGRLIVIGFISGYQTPTGLSPVKAGTLPAKLLKKSASIQGFFLNHYLSKYQAAMSHLLEMCVSGDLVCEVDLGDLSPEGRFTGLESIFRAVNYMYMGKNTGKIVVELPHSVNSKL, from the exons ATGCTGCGGCTGGTGCCCGCCGGGACCCGGGCCATCGTGGACATGTCGTACGCCCGCCACTTCCTGGACTTCCAGGGCTCCGCCATTCCCAAAGCCATGCAGAAGCTGGTGGTGACCCGGCTGAGCCCCAACTTCCGCGAGGCCGTCACCCTGAGCCGGGACTGCCCGGTGCCGCTCCCCGGGGACGGAGACCTCCTCGTCCGGAACCG atttgtTGGTGTTAACGCATCTGACATCAACTATTCAGCAGGCCGCTATGACCCCTCAGTTAAGCCTCCCTTTGACATAGGTTTCGAAGGCACTGGGGAGGTGGTGGCCCTAGGCCTCTCTGCTAGTGCCAGATACACAGTTGGCCAAGCTGTGGCTTACATGGCACCTGGTTCTTTTGCTGAGTACACAGTTGTGCCTGCCAACATTGCAACTCCAGTGCCCTCAGTGAAACCCGAGTATCTTACCCTGCTGGTAAGTGGCACCACCGCATACATCAGCCTGAAAGAGCTCGGAGGACTGTCGGAAGGGAAAAAAGTTTTGGTGACAGCAGCAGCTGGGGGAACGGGCCAGTTTGCCGTGCAGCTTTCAAAGAAGGCAAAGTGCCATGTAATTGGAACCTGCTCTTCTGATGAAAAGTCTGCTTTTCTGAGATCTCTTGGCTGTGATCGTCCTATCAACTATAAAACTGAACCCATAGGTACCGTCCTTAAGCAGGAGTACCCTGAAGGCGTCGATGTGGTCTATGAATCTGTTGGGGGAGCCATGTTTGACTTGGCTGTAGACACCCTGGCTATGAAAGGGCGCTTGATAGTAATAGGGTTTATCTCTGGCTACCAAACTCCTACTGGCCTTTCGCCTGTGAAAGCAGGAACGTTGCCAGCCAAACTGCTCAAGAAATCTGCCAGCATACAGGGCTTCTTCCTGAACCATTACCTTTCTAAGTATCAAGCAGCCATGAGCCACTTGCTCGAGATGTGTGTGAGTGGAGACCTGGTTTGTGAGGTGGACCTTGGAGATCTGTCTCCAGAGGGCAGGTTTACTGGCCTGGAGTCCATATTCCGTGCTGTCAATTATATGTACATGGGAAAAAACACTGGAAAAATTGTAGTTGAATTACCTCACTCTGTCAACAGTAAGCTGTAA